A genomic segment from Aegilops tauschii subsp. strangulata cultivar AL8/78 chromosome 1, Aet v6.0, whole genome shotgun sequence encodes:
- the LOC141026869 gene encoding uncharacterized protein, whose product MDASGSGATYINTHNHGDESCACVHPGCGFAATPLALVRHFNSSHSMPITKVNYGKVFELHVLALLDPPYLLLADDDSHAFLLVGGVHGLGAVVSMVCIRSPDSLWPRPRFFN is encoded by the exons ATGGACGCCAGCGGCAGCGGCGCAACGTACATCAATACACATAACCACGGCGATGAATCATGTGCCTGCGTGCATCCTGGGTGTGGCTTCGCCGCCACACCACTAGCTCTCGTCCGGCACTTCAACAGCAGCCACTCCATGCCGATAACCAAGGTGAACTACGGCAAGGTATTTGAGCTCCATGTGCTGGCGTTGTTGGATCCTCCCTACTTGCTGCTCGCCGATGATGACAGCCATGCGTTCCTCCTTGTGGGTGGAGTGCACGGTCTTGGTGCGGTGGTGTCAATGGTGTGCATCAGGTCGCCGGACTCGCTCTGGCCGAG GCCGAGGTTTTTCAATTGA